Within the Bradyrhizobium ottawaense genome, the region CAGACCAACGGAAATCACGACATGACCAGCAAGGCCGCGGACAAACTCAAATCCGACGGCTGGAAGATCGTCGAAACCAGCGGATTCCTGCATCTGATCGGCCCGTTGTGGCAGCGCCTGATCGACGGCGAGCACGAATACGCGCTGCTGACCGAGGACAAGCACCACAACCGCCGCGGCCTGGTGCAGGGTGGCGTGCTGATGACGTTTGCCGACCGCACCTGCGGCATGACCGCCCGTTATGCCTCCGGCAAGCCGACCCTGGCGACCGTG harbors:
- a CDS encoding PaaI family thioesterase codes for the protein MTSKAADKLKSDGWKIVETSGFLHLIGPLWQRLIDGEHEYALLTEDKHHNRRGLVQGGVLMTFADRTCGMTARYASGKPTLATVQLDVHFVEAGKIGELLVSKPHVVRSTRSLIFITTEVTVDKRCIAMASGVFKILKSES